A window of the Tunturibacter empetritectus genome harbors these coding sequences:
- a CDS encoding DUF1801 domain-containing protein: MKKSVPVESASALIDAKINELGDWRGKMLAKVREIIRKADPEIVEEWKWMGTPVFSRGGIVCTGETYKSVVKMTFAKGAALKDPSGLFNSSLEGNVRRAIDIQEGDKINEAALKDLIRAAVALNLEGKGKAKSQPKLRPALSERGG, translated from the coding sequence ATGAAGAAGTCCGTTCCGGTGGAGTCTGCTTCTGCGTTGATCGACGCGAAGATCAACGAACTTGGCGACTGGCGTGGGAAGATGCTCGCGAAGGTGCGCGAGATCATCCGTAAGGCAGACCCTGAGATCGTCGAAGAGTGGAAGTGGATGGGAACTCCCGTTTTTTCCCGCGGCGGCATTGTGTGCACGGGAGAGACATACAAGAGCGTCGTCAAGATGACCTTTGCCAAGGGAGCTGCATTGAAGGATCCTTCAGGTCTGTTCAATTCAAGCCTTGAAGGGAATGTCAGGCGTGCCATCGATATCCAGGAAGGCGACAAGATCAATGAAGCGGCTTTGAAGGATCTCATCAGGGCTGCGGTGGCGCTCAATCTCGAGGGCAAGGGCAAAGCCAAGAGCCAGCCTAAGCTCCGGCCGGCGCTCAGCGAACGAGGCGGCTAG
- the thiD gene encoding bifunctional hydroxymethylpyrimidine kinase/phosphomethylpyrimidine kinase, which produces MAQTVLTIAGFDPSSGAGVTADLMVFAAHGLFGTSCITSLTVQSTLGVRDSLPVPAELVRATLGCLESDLPAEGIKIGMLGTAANVVAVAEFLEGLRGRGWRVPVVLDPVIRSSSGRELLDAEGVGTLRGRLLPLVDWVTPNLEELGVLAGRIVMQRGDMPAAARDLQAMGAGLNVVATGGHLMPPDDLLVRATGEMEWLPGEQIVSRSTHGTGCAFSSALLSRVVMGDAPLAAARMAKRYVAEAIRTAEPRGAGLGPVNPLWPLRDE; this is translated from the coding sequence ATGGCGCAGACAGTTTTGACGATTGCTGGATTTGATCCCTCATCGGGTGCGGGTGTGACCGCCGACCTGATGGTGTTTGCGGCGCATGGGTTGTTTGGGACCTCGTGCATAACAAGCCTGACGGTGCAGTCGACGCTGGGGGTGCGGGATAGTCTGCCGGTACCCGCGGAGTTGGTGCGGGCTACGCTCGGTTGTCTGGAGAGCGATCTGCCGGCGGAGGGGATCAAGATTGGGATGCTGGGTACAGCAGCGAATGTGGTTGCGGTGGCGGAGTTTCTTGAGGGCCTGCGCGGGCGGGGGTGGCGGGTTCCGGTGGTGCTGGATCCGGTGATCCGGTCGAGCTCGGGCAGGGAACTGCTGGATGCGGAGGGAGTAGGGACGCTGCGGGGGAGGCTGCTGCCGCTGGTGGATTGGGTGACGCCGAACCTGGAAGAGCTGGGGGTTCTGGCGGGGCGGATTGTGATGCAGCGGGGGGATATGCCAGCGGCGGCCCGGGATCTGCAAGCGATGGGAGCTGGGTTAAATGTGGTGGCGACGGGTGGGCACCTGATGCCGCCGGACGATCTACTGGTGCGTGCGACTGGAGAGATGGAGTGGCTGCCGGGGGAGCAGATTGTAAGCCGGTCGACGCATGGGACGGGGTGTGCGTTTTCAAGTGCGCTGCTGAGCAGAGTGGTGATGGGAGATGCTCCACTGGCTGCGGCGAGGATGGCGAAGCGGTATGTGGCGGAGGCGATTCGGACGGCCGAGCCGAGGGGTGCGGGGCTGGGGCCGGTGAATCCGCTGTGGCCTCTGCGGGATGAGTAG
- a CDS encoding SRPBCC family protein: MTSPNTLVVERVFPHPPEKLWRALTESPLLAQWMMNNDFEPVVGRRFQFRADPMPNWNGIVDCEVLVVDPLQRLSYNWGVGGGEAGLQWVVLFTLTPEAGGTHLRMEQSGFGPDQQAAYQGANYGWQRFFGGLERVLGRCNDCED, translated from the coding sequence ATGACCTCCCCCAATACCCTTGTCGTCGAACGAGTCTTCCCGCACCCACCAGAGAAGCTGTGGCGCGCGCTTACGGAGAGCCCGCTGCTCGCGCAGTGGATGATGAACAACGACTTCGAGCCGGTGGTTGGACGGAGGTTCCAGTTCCGCGCCGATCCTATGCCGAACTGGAATGGCATTGTCGACTGCGAGGTGCTGGTCGTCGACCCGTTGCAACGGCTGTCCTATAACTGGGGCGTTGGAGGGGGCGAAGCCGGGCTTCAATGGGTCGTACTCTTCACGTTGACTCCAGAGGCGGGTGGAACCCACCTTCGCATGGAGCAGTCCGGCTTCGGTCCGGATCAACAGGCGGCGTATCAAGGTGCAAACTACGGCTGGCAGAGGTTCTTTGGTGGCCTCGAGCGTGTTCTCGGGAGGTGCAATGACTGCGAAGACTAA
- a CDS encoding DoxX family protein codes for MTAKTKNVTYWTTTALIAFFIGSGGAGQLVQFQRNPHGVVPALGYPMYFFAILGVWKMLGAIAILVPGLPRLKEWAYAGIFFDLTGAAASCAAVGGYGAYGFHVLAPLILTVVTAVSWALRPQSRIIGVLFPSTDSRPV; via the coding sequence ATGACTGCGAAGACTAAGAACGTTACGTATTGGACGACCACCGCACTTATAGCGTTTTTTATCGGAAGCGGCGGCGCCGGGCAGCTGGTACAGTTTCAGCGCAACCCCCACGGCGTCGTGCCCGCGCTTGGCTACCCAATGTACTTCTTCGCCATCCTGGGAGTTTGGAAGATGCTTGGAGCCATCGCCATTCTTGTGCCGGGTCTTCCGCGGCTCAAGGAATGGGCGTATGCCGGTATCTTCTTCGATCTGACGGGCGCTGCCGCATCGTGCGCTGCAGTCGGCGGCTATGGTGCTTATGGCTTTCACGTCCTCGCCCCACTCATCCTCACCGTAGTTACAGCGGTGTCGTGGGCACTGCGACCGCAAAGCCGTATTATCGGTGTGCTCTTTCCTTCGACAGACAGCAGGCCGGTATAG